In a genomic window of Zingiber officinale cultivar Zhangliang chromosome 9B, Zo_v1.1, whole genome shotgun sequence:
- the LOC122025335 gene encoding syntaxin-132-like, with protein sequence MNNLLTESFGRVSGCYPGEGDIESRGVSPEAKDMEGFFKHVGEIEQETEKINEYFLKLQSTNKESQLVTKASDMKGIKKQMEKDVDEVKKITLKIKAMLEQLDRENLSNRQKPGCEKGTAIDRSRIGMTVALKKKLKERMTQFQTLRQTIQDEHREVVERRVFTVTGERPDEETVEQLIETGRSEQIFEKAIHNCGRGQVVDTLAEIQERRDTMLELEQKLINLQQMFLDMAVLVDAQGDLLDNIETQVTKSVSHVEKARETLQEAKKLQKNTRKYMCIAIIILIIVILIAIGGVMTGASKSA encoded by the exons ATGAATAATCTTCTGACG GAATCATTTGGAAGGGTAAGCGGTTGTTACCCCGGCGAGGGAGACATCGAATCAAGAGGGGTTTCACCCGAAGCCAAGGACATGGAAGGGTTCTTCAAACAT GTTGGGGAAATAGAGCAAGAGACTGAGAAAATAAATGAATACTTCCTCAAGCTACAG TCTACAAACAAGGAGTCCCAGCTTGTAACAAAGGCATCAGACATGAAAG GCATCAAAAAACAGATGGAGAAGGATGTGGATGAAGTTAAGAAAATCACTTTGAAGATCAAAGCAATGCTAGAGCAACTCGACAGAGAA AACTTAAGCAATAGGCAGAAACCGGGGTGCGAAAAAGGGACCGCTATCGATCGGTCTAGGATAGGAATGACTGT GGCTCTTAAAAAGAAGCTGAAAGAGAGAATGACACAGTTTCAG ACTTTGAGACAAACCATCCAAGATGAGCACCGGGAGGTAGTCGAAAGAAGAGTATTCACAG TGACAGGGGAAAGGCCTGATGAGGAA ACGGTCGAACAATTGATCGAAACCGGAAGAAGTGAACAGATATTCGAGAAGGCAATCCACAATTGCGGCCGCGGACAA GTAGTGGATACACTGGCAGAGATACAAGAGAGGCGCGACACCATGCTCGAGTTAGAGCAAAAGCTTATCAATCTACAACAA ATGTTCTTGGACATGGCAGTGTTGGTAGATGCCCAGGGAGATCTACTCGATAACATTGAGACACAG GTCACCAAATCAGTGTCTCATGTGGAGAAGGCGagggaaactctacaagaagccaaGAAGCTACAgaagaacacaaggaagtacATGTGCATTGCCATCATCATCCTGATTATTGTTATTCTAATTGCAATTGGGGGAGTAATGACGGGAGCAAGTAAATCTGCTTAA